The DNA window TCTTGGTATCTCCAACGACCTTCGTATAGACCTTACCACCGCGTTTCAATATGCCAAACACCGCAGCCTTACCTGCAGCGCCTCGACCTCGTTTACCTTTACGGATACCGCCAAAGTAGCTTTCATCCAACTCCACACCATCAAAGATTTCGTGAGATTCCTGCTCCAAATGGTAAACAATCACTTCGCGTATTTTGCGATGAAGCAGTGCTGCACTATTGGGTTGTATTTCCAGTATATCGGCTGCCGATCTTGCTGTAACCTCCAACACAAAATACTCCAACAATCTTGATTGCGTTTTCTTTAATAACCTACAATGACTTATCTTCATTCAGCTAGCTTAGCATCTAAGCTCATCTACTACAGCCCCTTCCCTTATGCAATCAGGCTTTCTTGTCCAACTTGCGCTGACGGGATACAGCAAAATCTCTCTGTAATTTTTCAGCAAGCCTGTCAAACCGGTATTTCTCGACTTCATGAATATGGCCGTGGCATTTTGCATGAACGGGAAAGATTTTTTTAATGCAGCCTTCAAAATACTCGGGGCTATTGAGCTTGCACTGCCTGCAATCGGGAACATGCGGGAACTCGGCATTTCTGACCTCCCGATAGATATCGCTTGAATCATCCGGCAGGATATTGCCGGTACACAGCCGCAAATAGCAGTGATGATGCTTTTCGATATGAGGGTATTTGGTCTTGCCGTTAGTAAGCAACTGATCACAGGCCAGG is part of the Gammaproteobacteria bacterium genome and encodes:
- a CDS encoding IS1595 family transposase, with product MKISHCRLLKKTQSRLLEYFVLEVTARSAADILEIQPNSAALLHRKIREVIVYHLEQESHEIFDGVELDESYFGGIRKGKRGRGAAGKAAVFGILKRGGKVYTKVVGDTKTETLMPLITRKIVPDSVVYTDCYRSYNALDVNHFYHERINHSTLFAQGKNHVNGIENFWNQAKRVLRKYNGIPKESFPLFLKECEFRFNYGTPKQQLKILKLWTQI